One Mercurialis annua linkage group LG3, ddMerAnnu1.2, whole genome shotgun sequence DNA window includes the following coding sequences:
- the LOC126675027 gene encoding NAC domain-containing protein 72-like — protein MPVQNILSQMPPGYKFLPTDEELITHYLMNKVSDYESLPPHDFEDIDDDELHSKPPSNLVTYSCGEREWYFFIHEGEEFVKRSSNRIVGDGLGFWRANGQEQPVFNSDGNVFAFKTQFTYFSGSSQKNATKTHWRMEKYRLPNDQCHLEDCYCKGKEWVLGRLKRGMSYKNYF, from the exons ATGCCAGTCCAAAATATTCTCTCACAAATGCCACCAGGCTACAAATTCTTGCCTACTGATGAAGAATTAATAACTCATTATTTGATGAACAAAGTTTCGGATTACGAGTCTCTTCCTCCTCATGATTTCGAAGATATTGACGACGATGAGCTCCATAGCAAACCTCCCAGTAATCTTG TGACATATTCATGTGGAGAAAGAGAATGGTACTTTTTTATTCATGAAGGCGAAGAGTTTGTAAAAAGATCATCAAATAGAATTGTTGGAGATGGATTAGGGTTTTGGAGAGCAAATGGTCAAGAACAACCAGTTTTTAATTCTGATGGAAATGTTTTTGCCTTCAAAACCCAATTCACTTATTTCTCAGGAAGTTCTCAAAAAAATGCCACCAAAACTCATTGGAGAATGGAGAAATATCGATTGCCTAATGATCAGTGTCACTTGGAAGATTGCTACTGCAAG GGAAAAGAGTGGGTACTAGGAAGACTTAAAAGAGGAATGAGCTACAAGaactatttttag